The following coding sequences are from one Canis lupus baileyi chromosome 19, mCanLup2.hap1, whole genome shotgun sequence window:
- the PLK5 gene encoding inactive serine/threonine-protein kinase PLK5 isoform X2 yields MVLEYCSRQSLAHVLEARQTLTEPEVRYYLRGLVSGLRYLHQRRIVHRDLKPSNFFLNKNMVVKIGDLGLAARVGPGGHCHRVLCGTPNFLAPEVISRNGHSCQSDLWALGCIMYTVLTGTPPFMVAPLSEMYQNIRDGRYPEPAHLSPNARRLIARLLAPNPAERPSLDHLLQDDFFTQGFTPDRLPARSCYSPPFFTVPQPLGRLFRKVGRLLLPQCRPLCPITASEASGPGEGGSDPDPMEWGSEATLLDTGAPHPEVPVHLLTHGTLRSDPAGPKGSQRQEVEVAIRNLRLCLDPGLPDPPDTPYPATQDPPGERWPILWAPKWVDYSSKYGFGYQLSDGGSGVLLRDGTHMALRPPGDRVCYVPGRGKLETFTPRDVPRPLAAKLAVLRLFTCCLRRRVRQVSQEGSRPSPPPAAPNLCLLRFLVSERALLLLFSDGTVQISGRGDRAHLVLSGGGGKELRLTVWEDGQPRTSYPRGALQSPGCAPQARPRLVHALHMLQSI; encoded by the exons ATGGTGCTGGAGTACTGCAGCCGCCAG TCACTGGCCCACGTTCTGGAGGCGCGGCAGACTCTGACGGAGCCCGAGGTGCGCTACTACCTGCGGGGCCTGGTCAGCGGGCTGCGCTACCTGCATCAGCGGCGCATCGTGCACCGTGACCTGAAGCCCA gtAACTTCTTCCTGAACAAGAACATGGTGGTAAAGATTGGAGACCTGGGGCTGGCCGCCAGGGTGGGCCCGGGGGGCCACTGCCACAG AGTGCTCTGCGGGACCCCAAACTTCCTGGCTCCGGAGGTCATCTCCAGGAATGGGCACTCCTGCCAGTCAGACCTCTGGGCTCTTGGCTGCATCAT GTACACAGTGCTGACTGGCACCCCTCCCTTCATGGTGGCTCCCCTGTCCGAGATGTACCAAAACATCCGAGACGGCCGCTACCCCGAGCCCGCCCACCTGTCACCCAACGCGCGCCGCCTCATCGCCCGCCTGCTGGCGCCCAACCCAGCGGAACGGCCCAGCCTGGACCACCTGCTGCAGGACGACTTCTTCACCCAG GGTTTCACCCCGGACCGGCTGCCAGCCCGCTCCTGCTACAGCCCACCCTTCTTCACCGTGCCCCAGCCTCTGGGCAGGCTCTTCCGGAAGGTGGGCCGGCTGCTCCTGCCCCAGTGCCGGCCCCTCT GCCCCATCACGGCTAGCGAGGCCTCGGGTCCAGGAGAAGGTGGATCAGATCCTGACCCCATGGAGTGGGGCAGTGAG GCCACCCTGTTGGACACAGGGGCTCCCCACCCGGAGGTCCCCGTCCACCTGCTCACCCACGGGACCCTCAGGAGCGACCCAGCGG ggcccaaggggagccagaggcaggaggtggaggtggcCATCAGAAACCTGCGGCTCTGCCTGGACCCGGGCCTCCCAG ACCCCCCTGACACCCCTTACCCAGCCACACAGGATCCCCCAGGAGAGCGGTGGCCCATCCTCTGGGCCCCCAAGTGGGTGGATTATTCCAGCAAGTACGGCTTCGGCTACCAGCTGTCGGATGGGGGCAGCGGTGTCCTGCTTCGGGATGGCACGCACATGGCCCTGCGCCCCCCGGGGGA CCGAGTGTGCTACGTGCCCGGCCGGGGGAAGCTGGAAACGTTCACCCCGAGGGACGTGCCCCGCCCGCTGGCCGCCAAGCTGGCCGTCCTCCGGCTCTTCACCTGCTGCCTACGGCGGCGTGTGCGCCAGGTGAGCCAG GAGGGGTCCCGGCCCTCGCCCCCCCCAGCGGCCCCCAACCTCTGCTTGCTGCGCTTCCTTGTGTCCGAGCGGGCGTTGCTGCTGCTCTTCAGCGACGGGACGGTGCAG ATCAGCGGCAGGGGCGACAGGGCTCACTTGGTGCTGAGTGGCGGCGGCGGCAAGGAGCTGCGGCTCACGGTCTGGGAGGACGGCCAGCCCCGCACCTCCTACCCCCGGGGCGCCCTGCAGAGCCCCGGCTGCGCCCCACAAGCCCGCCCGCGCCTTGTCCACGCTCTTCACATGCTGCAGAGCATCTAG
- the PLK5 gene encoding inactive serine/threonine-protein kinase PLK5 isoform X1, translating into MEPGPRRPRTSRPPVSAFLRDPSSGRVYRRGKLIGKGAFSRCYKLMDMSTSAVFALKVVPRAGGAAGRLRPRGKVDREIALHSRLKHRNIVALHGHFADRENVYMVLEYCSRQSLAHVLEARQTLTEPEVRYYLRGLVSGLRYLHQRRIVHRDLKPSNFFLNKNMVVKIGDLGLAARVGPGGHCHRVLCGTPNFLAPEVISRNGHSCQSDLWALGCIMYTVLTGTPPFMVAPLSEMYQNIRDGRYPEPAHLSPNARRLIARLLAPNPAERPSLDHLLQDDFFTQGFTPDRLPARSCYSPPFFTVPQPLGRLFRKVGRLLLPQCRPLCPITASEASGPGEGGSDPDPMEWGSEATLLDTGAPHPEVPVHLLTHGTLRSDPAGPKGSQRQEVEVAIRNLRLCLDPGLPDPPDTPYPATQDPPGERWPILWAPKWVDYSSKYGFGYQLSDGGSGVLLRDGTHMALRPPGDRVCYVPGRGKLETFTPRDVPRPLAAKLAVLRLFTCCLRRRVRQVSQEGSRPSPPPAAPNLCLLRFLVSERALLLLFSDGTVQISGRGDRAHLVLSGGGGKELRLTVWEDGQPRTSYPRGALQSPGCAPQARPRLVHALHMLQSI; encoded by the exons ATGGAGcccgggccgcggcggccgcgcACCTCCCGCCCGCCGGTCTCCGCCTTCCTGCGCGACCCGAGCTCCGGGCGCGTGTACAGGCGCGGGAAGCTCATCGGCAAG GGCGCCTTCAGCCGCTGCTACAAGCTGATGGACATGTCCACCAGTGCCGTGTTTGCCCTCAAGGTGGTGCCTCGCGCTGGGGGCGCGGCCGGGCGACTGCGCCCCCGTGGTAAG GTGGACCGGGAGATCGCCCTGCACAGCCGCCTGAAGCACCGCAACATTGTAGCCCTCCACGGACACTTTGCCGACCGCGAGAACGTGTACATGGTGCTGGAGTACTGCAGCCGCCAG TCACTGGCCCACGTTCTGGAGGCGCGGCAGACTCTGACGGAGCCCGAGGTGCGCTACTACCTGCGGGGCCTGGTCAGCGGGCTGCGCTACCTGCATCAGCGGCGCATCGTGCACCGTGACCTGAAGCCCA gtAACTTCTTCCTGAACAAGAACATGGTGGTAAAGATTGGAGACCTGGGGCTGGCCGCCAGGGTGGGCCCGGGGGGCCACTGCCACAG AGTGCTCTGCGGGACCCCAAACTTCCTGGCTCCGGAGGTCATCTCCAGGAATGGGCACTCCTGCCAGTCAGACCTCTGGGCTCTTGGCTGCATCAT GTACACAGTGCTGACTGGCACCCCTCCCTTCATGGTGGCTCCCCTGTCCGAGATGTACCAAAACATCCGAGACGGCCGCTACCCCGAGCCCGCCCACCTGTCACCCAACGCGCGCCGCCTCATCGCCCGCCTGCTGGCGCCCAACCCAGCGGAACGGCCCAGCCTGGACCACCTGCTGCAGGACGACTTCTTCACCCAG GGTTTCACCCCGGACCGGCTGCCAGCCCGCTCCTGCTACAGCCCACCCTTCTTCACCGTGCCCCAGCCTCTGGGCAGGCTCTTCCGGAAGGTGGGCCGGCTGCTCCTGCCCCAGTGCCGGCCCCTCT GCCCCATCACGGCTAGCGAGGCCTCGGGTCCAGGAGAAGGTGGATCAGATCCTGACCCCATGGAGTGGGGCAGTGAG GCCACCCTGTTGGACACAGGGGCTCCCCACCCGGAGGTCCCCGTCCACCTGCTCACCCACGGGACCCTCAGGAGCGACCCAGCGG ggcccaaggggagccagaggcaggaggtggaggtggcCATCAGAAACCTGCGGCTCTGCCTGGACCCGGGCCTCCCAG ACCCCCCTGACACCCCTTACCCAGCCACACAGGATCCCCCAGGAGAGCGGTGGCCCATCCTCTGGGCCCCCAAGTGGGTGGATTATTCCAGCAAGTACGGCTTCGGCTACCAGCTGTCGGATGGGGGCAGCGGTGTCCTGCTTCGGGATGGCACGCACATGGCCCTGCGCCCCCCGGGGGA CCGAGTGTGCTACGTGCCCGGCCGGGGGAAGCTGGAAACGTTCACCCCGAGGGACGTGCCCCGCCCGCTGGCCGCCAAGCTGGCCGTCCTCCGGCTCTTCACCTGCTGCCTACGGCGGCGTGTGCGCCAGGTGAGCCAG GAGGGGTCCCGGCCCTCGCCCCCCCCAGCGGCCCCCAACCTCTGCTTGCTGCGCTTCCTTGTGTCCGAGCGGGCGTTGCTGCTGCTCTTCAGCGACGGGACGGTGCAG ATCAGCGGCAGGGGCGACAGGGCTCACTTGGTGCTGAGTGGCGGCGGCGGCAAGGAGCTGCGGCTCACGGTCTGGGAGGACGGCCAGCCCCGCACCTCCTACCCCCGGGGCGCCCTGCAGAGCCCCGGCTGCGCCCCACAAGCCCGCCCGCGCCTTGTCCACGCTCTTCACATGCTGCAGAGCATCTAG
- the MEX3D gene encoding RNA-binding protein MEX3D — protein sequence MPGSTGQPDGGGGDPSPRPPPPPPPAGPEEAAPAARPAALRLALEQLSGLGLGLRGAGGAGGADDEGAGGGDGAGGADGAAEPAPPDGREPAAPAGPEAAAPGPLALLDPGGSPPPPPPPPPPSRPPPDVFAGFAPHPAALGAPGLLAEQMSAIGSRKKSVNMTECVPVPSSEHVAEIVGRQGCKIKALRAKTNTYIKTPVRGEEPVFIVTGRKEDVEMAKREILSAAEHFSVIRATRSKAGGLPGTAQGPPNLPGQTTIQVRVPYRVVGLVVGPKGATIKRIQQRTHTYIVTPGRDKEPVFAVTGMPENVDRAREEIEAHITLRTGAFTDAGPDSDFHANGTDVCLDLLGTAAGLWAKAPNPGRRPPAPTASLRGDPALGAPGGPEAFYAGGRGGPPVPEAGPTSPYGGGGSGNGAFTFGGDGPGAPAGPPAPEDCDFGFDFLALDLTVPAAATIWAPFERAAPLPAFGGCSAVNGAPAPPAPGARRSSGTGSPRHSPTLPEPGGLALELPLARRAGPPDPVGALAWRPAQSALAAFPGTGFSAAAPPCAPLDPGASEGGRKPPPAASSSSSSSSSSSSAAPPPAAPGPALARECVVCAEGEAMAALVPCGHNLFCMDCAVRICGKSEPECPACRTPATQAIHIFS from the exons ATGCCCGGCTCCACCGGCCAGcccgacggcggcggcggcgaccccagcccgcgccccccgccgccgccgccgcccgcgggccCCGAGgaggccgcgcccgccgcccgccccgccgcgctgCGCCTGGCGCTGGAGCAGCTctcggggctggggctggggctgcgcggcgcgggcggcgcgggcggcgcggacGACgagggcgcgggcggcggggacggcgcgggcggcgcggacGGGGCGGCGGAGCCCGCGCCCCCCGACGGCCGCGAGCCGGCGGCGCCCGCGGGGCCCGAGGCCGCGGCTCCCGGCCCGCTGGCGCTGCTGGACCCGGGCGggagcccgccgccgccgccgccgccgccgcccccctcccggcCGCCGCCCGACGTGTTCGCCGGCTTCGCGCCCCACCCCGCGGCCCTGGGCGCGCCGGGCCTGCTGGCCGAGCAGATGAGCGCGATCGGCAGCCGCAAGAAGAGCGTGAACATGACCGAGTGCGTGCCCGTGCCCAGCTCCGAGCACGTCGCCGAGATCGTGGGCCGCCAGG ggtGCAAGATCAAGGCTCTGCGTGCTAAGACAAACACATACATCAAGACGCCCGTGCGTGGGGAGGAGCCAGTCTTCATCGTGACCGGCCGCAAGGAGGACGTGGAGATGGCCAAGCGTGAGATCCTGTCCGCCGCCGAGCACTTCTCCGTGATCCGCGCCACGCGCAGCAAGGCCGGCGGGCTGCCCGGCACCGCGCAGGGTCCGCCCAACCTGCCGGGCCAGACCACCATCCAGGTGCGCGTGCCCTACCGCGTggtggggctggtggtggggCCCAAGGGCGCCACCATCAAGCGCATCCAGCAGCGGACACACACGTACATCGTGACGCCGGGGCGCGACAAGGAGCCGGTGTTCGCCGTGACGGGCATGCCCGAGAACGTGGACCGGGCGCGTGAGGAGATCGAGGCGCACATCACACTGCGCACGGGCGCCTTCACCGACGCGGGCCCCGACAGTGACTTCCATGCCAACGGCACCGACGTCTGCCTGGACCTGCTCGGGACGGCCGCCGGCCTCTGGGCCAAGGCCCCCAACCCTGGGCGGCGGCCCCCCGCGCCCACTGCCAGCCTCCGCGGGGACCCGGCCCTGGGGGCTCCCGGGGGCCCCGAGGCCTTCTacgcggggggccgcggggggccgccAGTGCCCGAGGCCGGCCCCACCAGTCCCTACGGAGGCGGCGGCTCGGGCAACGGGGCCTTCACGTTCGGCGGCGACGGCCCGGGGGCCCCGGCGGGGCCGCCCGCCCCCGAGGACTGTGACTTCGGCTTCGACTTCCTGGCGCTGGACCTCACCGTGCCCGCCGCCGCCACCATCTGGGCCCCGTTCGAGCGCGCGGCGCCGCTGCCGGCCTTCGGCGGCTGCTCGGCGGTCAACGgggcccccgcgccgcccgccccgggcgcccggCGCAGCAGCGGGACCGGCTCGCCGCGCCACTCGCCCACGCTGCCCGAGCCCGGCGGCCTGGCCCTGGAGCTGCCGCTGGCCCGCCGCGCCGGCCCCCCCGACCCGGTGGGCGCCCTGGCCTGGCGGCCCGCGCAGAGCGCCCTGGCCGCCTTCCCCGGCACGGGCTTCTCGGCGGCCGCCCCGCCGTGCGCCCCCCTGGACCCCGGGGCCTCCGAGGGCGGCCGCAAGCCCCCGCCGGCCGCGTCCTCGTCCTCGTCGTCGTCCTCGTCCTCGTCGTCGGCCgcgccgcccccggccgcccccggcccggccctggCGCGCGAGTGCGTGGTGTGCGCCGAGGGCGAGGCGATGGCCGCGCTGGTGCCCTGCGGCCACAACCTCTTCTGCATGGACTGCGCCGTCCGCATCTGCGGCAAGAGCGAGCCCGAGTGCCCGGCCTGCCGCACGCCCGCCACCCAGGCCATTCATATCTTTTCCtag